The Scylla paramamosain isolate STU-SP2022 chromosome 18, ASM3559412v1, whole genome shotgun sequence genomic interval ctctctctctctctctctctctctctctctctctctctctctctctctctctctctctctctctctctctctctctctctctctctctctctctctctcttaactttcTTCGCCCTTCCATCTCACAGAACCCAACTCGTATAAGCACAAGTTTGGCATCGTTGTGACCGGAGAGCAGACAGCGAGGGACTACGAGATCCTCAGTAAAGTCCTGGAGGAGGCGTGTCCGTCTGCCCCTCTTGTAGGTCCTGACGTGACGAGACCAAAGAAGCACCATCACAAGAGTCTGCGCCCTCGTcaccgccaccgtcaccaccaccgtcagcgTCACAGTAGCGCCACACTTAGCTCTCCTGAAGGCGCTGCTGGTGTTGGGACAAATGCTGTGGATTATCTGGAGAGTTTTCTGAATTCCTCTACGTTTAATCTCTCTGCGCTTACGTGGCATCAGTGAgtgatggtgttttttttttctctctctctctgttttattcatatatttatttatgtgtttatttatttcatatttctcttccctttattttcttatatcttcTTCTAAAGTAGTTTATTTGATTCACATGTTTCATATCTATTTTTcactcatctctccttcttttccctcaacagtcatcttttttttttctcgtcctcatATTATTTTCTCACATATTTACTACACACATTTTCTAAACTCCATCTGTTTCGAACGCACCTCCTTCTGCGCCTCCGTCACCCGCGTCCCTCTCTCAGGTACTACGTCAACGGGCACGAGGCGGCGGTTGGTGATTTCATGGATCCCGACGTGATGAACCAGCTGACGTGGCAGGTGGAGCAGATCGTGGTCGTGAGAAACCATCTAGCTCCTGGACGACCTATCTggctgagtgagagagagagagagagagagagagagagagagagagagagagagagagagagagagagagagagagagagagagagagagagagagagagagaggtcttacTAGCGTGACCTAATTTTTTTGGTTCTTGTCGTTCCTTTAAGCTTAACACGTCTCAATGCAGTTCCTTTAAGATTTATATCGCTTCTCTAATAGGAAATGATTATGGCAAAGGAATGTATCTTATCCGTAATTCATTGGTTTGTTTATAATTTGCACATGTTCTTAATTGAATACTGATTTTAGTGTATAATTTTCGACGCATTTAGttatcttcacctctttctcttctgcgCACACATTTATACACGCCACATCTgcacgtgagtgtgtgtgtgtgtgtgtgtgtgtgtgtgagtagggTGATGTTCGTGTGTCTGTCACTTTGTTTTAAAAATGGTGTCTGTTTCTATCAACAAAAGTGtgtcagtctatctgtctgcctatccaTCAGTATGTATGTCAGCCTCTCTATTTGTCTCCCTGTCCTTAAACTGTCTTTTCTGCCGCCTGCTTTAGAATggcgtgtgtctgtctttcaatACACGTGCCTACCTCTCAGCCTGTCACTGTCTTTCCTGTTTgtcactcctcttctttctacacATGTTGATGTAAATCCTGGGGACATATTATGAAACGTAAcgtcactactttcaaaaggctctagttgaaattagacgggttttcaagggcgtttttatggttctaatgacaaataaacaagctttcttcattattaacaagagaaacactcttgagaacccgggtagtcatctctgaggcctttgaaaatagtcgtgatgagagaccAAGGCTTTTCAGAGTACAGTCCCCTTAATACGGAGAAACAAGGGTGCCGTTTTCAATCCCATAGCGGAGACTGGGTCAGCGTCAGGTGGAGGGGCGCCTGACATGAGTGACACCTTCGTCGGGGGATTCCTGTGGCTCGACAAGTTGGGCGTGGCTGCGGCAGGAGGTGTGGACGTGGTGGCTAGGCAGACGCTGTACGAGTCCTGCTACGCCCTTCTTGACCCCGATCTGAAGCCCAacccggtgagagagagagagagagagagagagagagagagagagagagagagagagagagagagagaggcgaagttAATTTTGTCTAAGCTAGATGACCATTCAAAAAGAAACAAGTACAAATTTAAGTATCTAAAAAAGTAACAGATAATCATGAGAAAAAAATTGCTTAGTATTGAAGGTGTTAAATCTTCCTCGATAACAACTCAATTAgctaatattgaaataacattagcatTTCCAGCcgtgggtcaggttaggttaagcttgGGTAGGTTTAAATTCATTCAGCTCATCAATTTCAAAGCCGATTCCTTCATTGTGCAGATTACAACTTGGAAAAGCGTCATATTTTGCCGAGAAACAAACAATGAGTGTCTACAAATGAGGACGCTAAGGTTACCTCAGTACTACTCAGTCACTCAttgaccatattctgaaacaattcTGCGTCACAAATCCACTAtattcaaaaggctccagttgaagtaaCACGGAATTAAGGATgtctttacggttctagtgatagattaacaggagaaacactcttgagaaccaggttgatcatctctgtaacctttgaaaatagtcgtggtgagataACAAAGCGTTTCATGATACGGTCAGTATTTCATAACAGACATCTCTTTCTTCCCGCAGGACTACTGGTTATCCCTCCTGTACAAGCGACTAGTGGGGCGCCGAGTTCTGCGTATACACATGgtagcaccaccacccaccctccGCCTGTACGCCCACTGCCTCTCCCATCACGCCAACGATACGGAAGGTGCTGTCACATCCACACACGTACATAGGGAAGGTGCTGTCACATCCACACACGTACAtaggtttttttctttcttcttcttcttcttcttcgtatccCCACGTATGGTTCATCACGCTGTGTCTTGCTACCTTCATGTGTCTCCTCCAGGTGGCGTGGTCATCCTGGGCATGAATCTCGGCTCCATTTCCGTCAGTGTGAGGCTCCAGGACGAGGTGGCGGCCTCTCCGGTGATGCAGTACCTCCTTCAGCCCAGCGGCGGAGACCTTCAGGCCAGGTAATCCTTAATGCTGGGGTAGGTGAGGGAGCAGGGGAAGAGTAGATGgtggatgaggggaaggaggaaggaatgtacTGCTATACTTTGCAGTTCTTTTTATGAgctctttatttcattattttttttttatttattgtgctCTTGGTCAGCTTTCCTCACACGCAAAAAttaacagtaaagaaaaataatgggg includes:
- the LOC135109261 gene encoding heparanase-like, encoding MSLFPASHQSTTTAPATATPEGKERSVRIGNGLEESVLKEDSVVKDAVEVVVGVQEVLREVPDAFLSLALSPRLMQHGWLNFNTSSPRLLGLVSALAPAILRVGGSAANFVTYDPRDTPTSEDNENGGHGTNGQETRGQEGSVDNQEATDEGEGFKSRCYDSQFSTPIFTNFTITREDWARLLHFSRAVGMQLLFDLNQFYRKPDGSWDPSNAHLLLRDACSWGFSVVWQLGNEPNSYKHKFGIVVTGEQTARDYEILSKVLEEACPSAPLVGPDVTRPKKHHHKSLRPRHRHRHHHRQRHSSATLSSPEGAAGVGTNAVDYLESFLNSSTFNLSALTWHQYYVNGHEAAVGDFMDPDVMNQLTWQVEQIVVVRNHLAPGRPIWLTETGSASGGGAPDMSDTFVGGFLWLDKLGVAAAGGVDVVARQTLYESCYALLDPDLKPNPDYWLSLLYKRLVGRRVLRIHMVAPPPTLRLYAHCLSHHANDTEGGVVILGMNLGSISVSVRLQDEVAASPVMQYLLQPSGGDLQARQVLLNGDELHLGPDGKLPPLPPTMLTPGPFSVPPASLGFWALPRARAPACL